Proteins from a genomic interval of Poecile atricapillus isolate bPoeAtr1 chromosome 1, bPoeAtr1.hap1, whole genome shotgun sequence:
- the FGF4 gene encoding fibroblast growth factor 4, which produces MPLPAALLPALLLGLLWPGAVRGRSPPGRLPAGPRQRRWDAALFARSVARLPAERRDAARDGDYLLGIKRLRRLYCNVGIGFHIQVLPDGRIDGIHSENRYSLLEISPVERGVVSIFGVRSGLFVAMNSKGKLYGSAHFNDECKFKEILLPNNYNAYESRIYPGMYIALSKNGRTKKGNKVSPTMTVTHFLPRI; this is translated from the exons ATGCCTCTCCCCGCGGCGCTGCTGCCGgcgctgctcctggggctgctgtggccagGGGCGGTGCGTGGCCGGTCGCCCCCGGGTCGCCTCCCCGCGGGGCCCCGCCAGCGCCGCTGGGACGCGGCTCTTTTCGCCCGTTCCGTCGCTCGCCTCCCGGCTGAGCGCCGCGATGCCGCCCGCGACGGCGACTACCTCCTGGGCATCAAACGGCTGCGGCGCCTCTACTGCAATGTGGGCATCGGCTTCCACATCCAGGTCCTGCCCGACGGCCGCATCGATGGGATTCACAGCGAGAATCGATACA GTCTGCTGGAAATTTCTCCTGTGGAAAGAGGTGTGGTGAGCATATTTGGTGTCAGAAGTGGACTCTTCGTGGCCATGAATAGCAAAGGCAAACTCTATGGATCT GCCCATTTCAATGATGAGTGCAAATTCAAAGAGATTCTCCTGCCAAACAACTACAATGCTTACGAATCCAGGATTTATCCCGGGATGTACATAGCCCTGAGCAAAAATGGAAGAACAAAGAAAGGCAATAAAGTATCTCCCACAATGACAGTGACACATTTTCTTCCTAGAATCTGA